A genomic segment from bacterium encodes:
- a CDS encoding heavy metal translocating P-type ATPase metal-binding domain-containing protein produces MPAIKVEQELLCAHCGEVCRRDSVTEGELAFCCRGCLTVYHLLRDNNLDSFYQIHGATGISLKGKENAGRFEFLDDESVRQKLLDFTDGTTSRVTFHVPQVYCSSCIWLLENLNRLNPAIIESRVNFPKRTLAVTFRETELSLRKVTELLAQLGYTPKITLQTVEKRSFVQDNKRLILQTGIAGFAFANIMLFSFPDYLAGEAGVGAQYQRYFGFLSLLLALPVFFYSAVDFFRSAYQGLRVKQVHLDLPLSIGILALFVRSSYEVATQSGTGYFDSFTGLVFFLLIGRVFQSKTFQTLSFDRDYKSYFPLSVTIKGKTGEQQIVLSKLNLGDVVVVRNGELIVADSILRTREVDIDYSFVTGESNPVSKVAGDTLYAGGRIVGAPAEMEVIKEVSQGYLVSLWSSSKFAHRREGRATRISQKVGARFTVAVITVSLATFAYWLRFGIDGAITNTTAVLIVACPCALALSIPFTFGTVMQIFGRRGLFLREPNIVENIAPVDTVVFDKTGTLTSTTESSTRFIGEELTKHQMAMLKGLAMASTHPSSRRIVAWASAGETIKPNRVEELPGQGIIGLFETGEMRIGSSRWAVKEDSTANKTGTVVVLNDEVLGRFEFHGGFREAAGEMIPALRERFDVSLISGDNAKQADEFAAIFGGTENLRFEQSPHDKLGYVDGLKSAGKRVLMVGDGLNDSGALAAADVGVALTEDIAAFSPASDAILAAERLGELPRYLNLSRRALRIVQVSFMISLIYNVIGAYFAVTGQLSPLIAAVLMPVSSVSVVGFAVMMTRLSARQLGLK; encoded by the coding sequence ATGCCCGCTATAAAGGTAGAACAGGAGTTACTCTGCGCCCATTGCGGCGAAGTGTGCCGTCGCGACTCGGTAACTGAGGGCGAATTGGCTTTCTGTTGTCGCGGCTGCCTGACAGTCTACCATCTCCTTCGTGATAACAACCTCGACAGTTTCTATCAGATTCATGGCGCGACCGGAATTTCACTTAAGGGGAAGGAAAATGCTGGACGTTTCGAGTTTCTTGATGACGAATCGGTGAGGCAGAAGCTGCTGGACTTCACTGACGGTACGACAAGCCGTGTGACTTTTCATGTTCCGCAAGTCTATTGTTCATCTTGTATTTGGCTGCTTGAGAATCTCAATCGACTCAACCCTGCGATCATTGAATCGCGGGTGAATTTTCCCAAGCGTACTTTGGCGGTGACGTTCCGCGAGACCGAGTTGTCGCTCCGCAAAGTGACTGAGCTATTGGCGCAATTGGGATACACGCCAAAAATCACTCTTCAGACAGTCGAGAAGCGGTCATTCGTGCAGGACAATAAACGATTGATTCTGCAGACCGGAATCGCTGGATTCGCATTTGCCAATATCATGCTGTTTAGCTTTCCCGATTATCTTGCGGGTGAAGCGGGTGTAGGTGCGCAGTATCAGCGGTATTTCGGGTTCCTGAGTTTGTTGTTGGCCCTGCCGGTGTTTTTCTACAGTGCGGTTGATTTCTTCCGCTCAGCGTATCAGGGGCTGCGAGTAAAGCAGGTGCATCTGGATCTGCCGCTATCGATCGGCATTTTGGCGCTTTTTGTGCGAAGCAGTTACGAAGTCGCGACGCAAAGCGGCACCGGATACTTTGACTCGTTTACGGGGTTGGTGTTTTTCCTGCTGATTGGTCGAGTATTTCAATCTAAGACGTTTCAGACGCTGTCGTTTGATCGCGATTATAAGTCATACTTCCCGCTATCGGTCACGATCAAAGGCAAGACCGGCGAGCAACAGATTGTGCTTTCCAAGCTAAACTTGGGTGATGTGGTTGTAGTGAGGAACGGCGAGTTGATCGTTGCTGATTCTATCCTGCGAACGCGCGAAGTTGACATCGACTACAGTTTTGTAACCGGTGAATCGAATCCGGTTAGTAAGGTGGCGGGAGATACTTTGTATGCCGGAGGACGTATCGTGGGAGCACCGGCTGAGATGGAAGTCATCAAAGAAGTATCGCAAGGATATCTGGTCAGTCTGTGGAGTTCAAGCAAGTTCGCTCATCGACGCGAAGGCAGAGCGACACGAATTTCCCAGAAGGTAGGCGCACGATTCACGGTGGCTGTGATAACGGTATCGCTGGCAACATTTGCCTATTGGCTCAGATTTGGAATTGATGGAGCGATCACCAACACGACGGCGGTCTTGATCGTCGCCTGTCCTTGTGCGTTAGCGTTGTCGATTCCATTCACTTTCGGAACGGTGATGCAGATTTTTGGGCGACGCGGGCTTTTCCTGCGTGAGCCGAACATAGTCGAGAATATAGCGCCAGTCGATACGGTGGTATTCGACAAGACCGGGACTTTGACCTCGACCACTGAGTCGTCAACCAGATTCATTGGTGAAGAACTCACGAAGCACCAGATGGCGATGTTGAAGGGGTTAGCGATGGCATCGACGCATCCTTCGAGCCGCCGAATTGTTGCTTGGGCGAGCGCGGGAGAGACGATCAAACCCAATCGAGTTGAAGAGTTGCCGGGGCAAGGGATTATCGGTCTGTTCGAAACAGGGGAAATGAGAATCGGGTCGAGTCGATGGGCGGTCAAAGAAGATTCGACAGCGAACAAGACGGGCACGGTCGTTGTGCTCAACGACGAAGTGCTTGGGAGATTCGAATTTCATGGCGGTTTTCGAGAAGCTGCTGGTGAGATGATTCCGGCTCTAAGAGAGCGATTTGATGTATCGCTCATAAGCGGTGACAATGCGAAGCAGGCTGATGAATTTGCCGCAATATTTGGCGGCACGGAGAATTTGCGGTTTGAACAATCACCGCACGACAAGCTCGGTTATGTGGATGGCCTTAAGTCGGCGGGCAAGCGGGTGTTGATGGTTGGAGACGGGCTCAACGATTCCGGCGCATTGGCGGCAGCGGATGTCGGAGTAGCGCTTACTGAGGATATTGCAGCGTTTTCGCCAGCGAGCGATGCGATACTTGCTGCGGAACGACTTGGTGAGCTGCCGCGCTATCTCAACTTGAGTCGCCGCGCCTTGCGGATCGTGCAAGTGAGTTTTATGATTTCGCTGATATACAATGTAATCGGGGCTTACTTCGCCGTTACCGGGCAACTGTCGCCGCTAATCGCAGCGGTTTTGATGCCGGTTAGTTCGGTGAGTGTGGTTGGATTTGCAGTTATGATGACACGCTTGTCGGCGCGGCAGTTAGGACTGAAGTAA
- the ccoS gene encoding cbb3-type cytochrome oxidase assembly protein CcoS: MSALIILIGASLLAAIGFLAMFIWAVRNGQYEDTYTPSVRVLHDDIKPQLNSNLNDSKDK, from the coding sequence ATGTCGGCACTGATAATATTGATTGGTGCAAGCCTGCTGGCGGCAATTGGATTCTTGGCAATGTTTATCTGGGCGGTGCGCAACGGGCAGTATGAAGACACCTACACGCCGAGTGTGCGGGTGCTGCACGATGATATCAAGCCGCAATTGAATTCGAATTTGAATGATTCTAAGGATAAATGA
- the ccoN gene encoding cytochrome-c oxidase, cbb3-type subunit I — protein MQLETFSYDNKIVRYFTYATIIWGAVGMLVGVIIALQIFLPAMNFGISWLTYGRLRPLHTNAVIFAFVGNGIFMGIYYSLQRLCKARMFSDMLSRLHFWGWQLIIVLAAVTLPLGITTSKEYAELEWPIDILIAAVWVIFAVNMFGTIIKRRERHMYVAIWFYIATVVTVALLHIVNSIHIPVDLFKSYPIYAGVQDALVQWWYGHNAVAFFLTTPYLGLMYYFIPKASGRPVFSYRLSIIHFWALIFLYIWAGPHHLLYTSLPDWAQSLGTVFSIMLIAPSWGGMINGLLTLRGAWDKVREEPVLKFMVVAVTAYGMATFEGPMLSIKSVNALSHYTSWTIAHVHVGALGWNGLLTFGMMYWLIPKLFNTPLYSKKLANFHFWISTLGIVFYAVPIYFAGWTEGLLWKQFTAEGLLQYPNFLEIVQQITPMYHIRAFGGALFLIGVFVMGYNLFKTAKAGVAVDNEEAQAPALAAGFSEKFNIKEGWGHRWIESKPMRFMVLALIAVAIGGLVEFIPTFLVKSNIPTIASVKPYTPLELEGRDLYIREGCNNCHSQMVRPFRSETERYGEYSKVGEFVYDHPFLWGSKRTGPDLHRVGGKYPDAWHYQHMEDPTTMSPGSVMPPYPWLITDKLDVSNTSKKISVMRSLGVPYDEGYEVRAVDDLRMQGNAIAKRLEEAKIVTEWDSEIVALIAYLQRLGTDIKVKEQAGQ, from the coding sequence ATGCAACTTGAGACGTTTAGTTATGACAATAAGATTGTCAGATACTTCACGTATGCCACGATCATTTGGGGCGCAGTGGGTATGCTGGTGGGCGTTATTATCGCGCTCCAGATATTCCTGCCCGCAATGAATTTCGGCATATCGTGGCTGACCTATGGCCGGTTGCGGCCGCTTCACACCAACGCTGTGATTTTTGCGTTTGTCGGCAACGGCATCTTTATGGGTATCTACTATTCGCTGCAGCGGCTGTGCAAGGCGCGCATGTTCAGCGATATGTTGAGCAGGCTGCATTTCTGGGGTTGGCAATTGATTATTGTCTTGGCGGCCGTCACTCTGCCGCTGGGAATCACCACAAGTAAGGAATACGCCGAGCTAGAATGGCCGATTGATATTCTGATTGCAGCGGTATGGGTGATTTTTGCGGTCAACATGTTCGGGACCATCATCAAGCGGCGCGAGCGGCATATGTATGTCGCGATATGGTTCTATATCGCAACGGTGGTGACGGTTGCGTTGTTGCACATTGTCAATTCGATTCATATCCCAGTTGATCTCTTCAAGAGCTATCCGATCTATGCCGGTGTTCAGGATGCGCTCGTGCAATGGTGGTATGGGCATAACGCAGTCGCGTTCTTCTTAACGACGCCATATCTCGGCTTGATGTATTACTTCATTCCGAAAGCTTCGGGACGTCCGGTGTTTTCGTATCGATTGTCAATCATTCACTTCTGGGCGCTGATTTTCCTCTATATCTGGGCTGGACCGCATCATCTGCTGTACACTTCACTGCCGGATTGGGCGCAGTCGCTGGGAACTGTGTTTTCGATCATGCTGATTGCGCCATCGTGGGGCGGGATGATCAACGGATTGTTGACTCTTCGCGGAGCCTGGGACAAGGTGCGTGAAGAACCCGTTCTGAAGTTTATGGTAGTGGCGGTAACGGCATACGGTATGGCGACGTTCGAAGGACCGATGTTGTCGATCAAGAGTGTCAATGCGCTTTCGCACTATACCAGTTGGACGATTGCTCACGTGCATGTCGGCGCGCTGGGATGGAACGGCCTGTTGACATTTGGAATGATGTATTGGCTGATTCCGAAATTATTCAATACACCGCTCTACTCCAAGAAGCTGGCCAATTTCCATTTCTGGATTTCGACGCTGGGTATCGTTTTCTATGCAGTGCCGATCTATTTCGCCGGCTGGACGGAAGGATTGCTTTGGAAGCAATTCACGGCTGAAGGGCTGTTGCAATATCCTAACTTCCTTGAGATTGTCCAACAAATCACGCCGATGTATCACATCCGCGCATTTGGCGGGGCGCTGTTCCTGATTGGTGTCTTTGTAATGGGCTACAATCTATTCAAAACGGCAAAGGCCGGTGTAGCTGTCGACAACGAAGAGGCACAAGCTCCGGCGCTGGCGGCGGGCTTCTCAGAGAAATTCAATATCAAGGAGGGCTGGGGACATCGCTGGATCGAATCAAAGCCGATGCGCTTTATGGTCCTTGCGTTGATTGCCGTGGCTATTGGCGGATTAGTTGAGTTTATTCCGACATTCCTTGTGAAATCCAACATCCCGACCATTGCCAGCGTGAAGCCATACACGCCGCTGGAATTGGAAGGGCGCGATCTCTATATCCGCGAGGGCTGCAACAATTGCCATTCGCAAATGGTGCGGCCATTCCGTTCAGAGACTGAGCGGTACGGCGAGTATTCCAAGGTCGGCGAGTTTGTATACGATCATCCATTCTTGTGGGGATCGAAACGTACCGGCCCGGATTTGCATCGCGTGGGCGGCAAGTATCCGGATGCGTGGCACTACCAACATATGGAAGACCCGACCACGATGTCGCCGGGTTCGGTGATGCCGCCTTATCCGTGGTTGATCACAGACAAGCTGGATGTTTCCAACACTTCGAAGAAGATATCAGTGATGCGCAGTTTGGGCGTGCCATACGACGAGGGTTACGAAGTACGTGCCGTGGATGACTTGCGAATGCAGGGTAATGCAATCGCCAAGAGACTTGAGGAAGCGAAGATTGTCACTGAATGGGATAGCGAGATCGTCGCGCTGATAGCTTATCTGCAGCGATTGGGCACCGATATTAAGGTAAAGGAGCAGGCAGGACAATGA
- a CDS encoding cbb3-type cytochrome c oxidase subunit 3 — translation MISEVLSSIKDVAIYPIVTLLIFFAAFLGAVVWTLRLQNSEVARISRLPLDDTFGSDHEGEQHNG, via the coding sequence ATGATTAGCGAAGTACTGAGTTCAATCAAAGATGTCGCTATCTATCCGATAGTGACCCTGCTGATTTTCTTTGCGGCATTTCTCGGCGCGGTTGTCTGGACATTGCGGCTGCAGAATAGCGAAGTCGCGCGGATAAGTCGTCTGCCGCTGGATGATACTTTTGGCTCTGATCATGAAGGAGAGCAACACAATGGCTGA
- a CDS encoding c-type cytochrome, with the protein MFYITIAWAILYFAWYHVLEFGYTSTDEYQKELNPKYTKEMNPNYKPSSVLTPYRSVWYKPGGDETPYSIAMAGPRVSFVEERPEDEPEYLALTEPAEISSGAAIFKQRCVQCHGAAGEGGIGPNLTDEYWLHGAGINNVLKTVKYGVPAKGMIAWRGFLKQDEILKVASYVLTLEGTNPANPKAPQGDKVAR; encoded by the coding sequence ATGTTCTATATCACGATCGCTTGGGCAATTCTGTATTTCGCCTGGTATCATGTGCTTGAATTCGGGTACACGAGCACTGACGAATATCAGAAGGAGCTCAATCCGAAGTACACGAAAGAGATGAATCCTAACTACAAGCCATCGTCGGTTCTGACGCCGTACAGGTCGGTATGGTATAAGCCGGGCGGAGATGAAACGCCGTACTCGATCGCAATGGCTGGTCCGAGGGTGTCGTTTGTTGAGGAACGTCCGGAAGACGAGCCAGAGTATCTGGCGTTGACCGAACCGGCGGAGATTTCATCCGGAGCGGCGATTTTCAAGCAACGATGTGTACAATGTCACGGAGCAGCCGGAGAAGGCGGAATTGGACCGAACCTTACCGACGAGTATTGGCTGCACGGTGCGGGAATCAACAATGTGTTGAAGACCGTTAAGTATGGAGTGCCGGCGAAAGGCATGATTGCCTGGCGCGGATTCTTGAAGCAGGATGAGATATTGAAAGTGGCGAGCTATGTGCTGACACTTGAGGGAACGAATCCGGCGAATCCGAAGGCGCCGCAAGGGGACAAGGTAGCGAGGTAG
- the ccoG gene encoding cytochrome c oxidase accessory protein CcoG codes for MYPSKPKGQLHRARLVVSWVLLAFMFLAPFIKVGGQPLLLFNLFERKFVIFGLAFWPQDFHLFVLATITFVVFIVLFTVVFGRLWCGWACPQTIFMEMVFRKIEYWIEGNSGKQRALDRGPWNGKKTFKKLSKHAIFLAISFAVGNIVVAYLVGVDKLYQLIADGPGPHLASFIAVVAFSLVTYGVFARFREQVCLIVCPYGRLQSVLLDARSIAVAYDFKRGEPRAPMALKGKEREGGDCIMCNQCVEVCPTGIDIRNGTQLECVNCTACIDACNGVMEKVGFPKGLIRYASHKGISDGSKLTITPRIIGYSTVLVVLLVALVTLMAGRADIETSILRTPGVMYQEIEGDQIRNLYSLKIINKTFAPMPISLVLKEHPGTIAMVGGDIQLPEQGLAEQAFFVDIPRSALKSAHEELTIQVFTGTTLMEEVETKFLGPRIESHESDHDQKKEDDHD; via the coding sequence ATGTATCCGTCGAAGCCGAAAGGACAGTTGCATCGAGCGCGACTGGTGGTCAGTTGGGTGCTTCTGGCATTCATGTTCTTGGCACCGTTCATCAAGGTGGGCGGTCAACCGCTGTTGTTGTTCAATCTCTTCGAACGCAAATTCGTAATCTTCGGTCTCGCGTTCTGGCCCCAGGATTTTCATCTTTTCGTGCTGGCCACAATAACATTCGTCGTCTTCATCGTGTTGTTCACTGTGGTATTCGGGAGACTGTGGTGCGGATGGGCTTGTCCGCAGACTATCTTCATGGAAATGGTGTTCCGCAAGATCGAGTACTGGATTGAAGGCAATTCAGGCAAGCAGAGGGCACTTGATCGCGGACCTTGGAACGGGAAGAAGACTTTCAAGAAACTGTCGAAGCACGCCATCTTTCTCGCAATCTCGTTTGCAGTAGGCAATATCGTGGTAGCGTACCTGGTCGGAGTCGACAAGCTGTATCAACTTATTGCCGATGGTCCGGGACCGCATCTAGCATCGTTCATTGCTGTGGTGGCATTTAGTTTGGTGACCTATGGAGTATTCGCGCGATTCCGCGAGCAAGTTTGCTTGATTGTTTGCCCATACGGGCGGTTGCAGTCGGTACTGCTCGATGCGCGTTCTATTGCAGTGGCATACGATTTCAAACGCGGCGAACCGCGGGCGCCAATGGCGCTCAAGGGTAAAGAGCGCGAAGGTGGCGACTGCATCATGTGTAATCAGTGTGTGGAAGTGTGTCCGACGGGGATAGACATTCGCAATGGCACGCAATTGGAGTGTGTCAACTGCACAGCTTGTATCGATGCTTGCAATGGTGTGATGGAGAAGGTGGGATTTCCGAAGGGGCTTATTCGTTATGCGTCGCATAAGGGGATCAGCGATGGTTCGAAACTGACTATCACGCCGCGAATTATCGGCTATTCTACGGTATTAGTGGTGCTGCTGGTAGCGCTGGTTACTTTGATGGCAGGGCGGGCTGATATCGAGACAAGCATTCTGCGGACACCGGGAGTGATGTACCAGGAAATCGAAGGCGACCAGATTCGCAATCTATACTCGCTGAAAATCATCAACAAGACCTTCGCGCCGATGCCGATTTCGTTGGTACTGAAAGAACACCCCGGGACAATTGCGATGGTCGGCGGAGATATCCAGCTGCCGGAGCAAGGGTTGGCAGAACAAGCGTTCTTTGTAGATATTCCGAGAAGCGCGCTGAAGTCGGCGCATGAAGAATTGACGATTCAGGTCTTTACCGGTACGACTCTGATGGAAGAGGTCGAGACGAAGTTTCTTGGGCCGCGCATCGAATCGCATGAGTCAGACCACGATCAAAAGAAAGAAGACGATCATGACTGA
- a CDS encoding FixH family protein — MTENKKKSLWGVGIAVVYGAFMVIMIGIVVASRFQPVDLVSRDYYDKEITYQKQIDRMQRSQQEGMALTIDHNIGDGKLTVTFPAGFSTKVVTGHLKLFRPSSAALDRNFEISAIASQQFDAGKLARGLWKIKVDWQVDSLQYYHEQELYVN, encoded by the coding sequence ATGACTGAGAATAAGAAGAAGAGTCTCTGGGGTGTCGGGATTGCCGTGGTCTACGGGGCTTTTATGGTGATAATGATCGGAATCGTCGTGGCGTCGCGATTCCAGCCGGTGGACCTTGTCTCGCGCGATTACTACGACAAAGAGATTACTTATCAGAAGCAGATTGACCGGATGCAGAGGAGTCAACAAGAAGGCATGGCGTTGACCATCGATCACAATATTGGTGATGGAAAGCTGACGGTGACGTTTCCAGCTGGCTTTTCTACCAAGGTAGTTACCGGACATCTGAAGCTGTTCCGGCCCTCCAGTGCGGCGCTTGATCGCAATTTTGAGATCTCGGCGATAGCATCACAGCAGTTTGACGCCGGAAAACTGGCGCGCGGACTTTGGAAAATAAAAGTTGACTGGCAGGTCGACTCTCTGCAATATTATCACGAACAAGAATTGTATGTCAATTAG
- a CDS encoding sulfite exporter TauE/SafE family protein, giving the protein MEVWTGFVVGLLGSLHCVGMCGPIVAALPQGEGGKMAFLAGRLLYNLGRVVTYAIIGLIFGLIGKTIFMAGYQQGLSIAVGVVIIVAVITPSRYSQGAITMLGLGKVYARISKLWGDYSVRKAGRRCLQSESLTGFCHADLSMSPWLEQWLPEEL; this is encoded by the coding sequence ATGGAAGTCTGGACTGGTTTCGTCGTTGGGTTGCTCGGGTCGTTGCATTGTGTCGGGATGTGTGGACCGATTGTGGCTGCATTACCGCAGGGCGAGGGCGGCAAGATGGCGTTTCTTGCCGGAAGACTTCTCTACAACCTTGGGCGCGTTGTCACATACGCAATTATCGGCCTGATATTCGGGCTCATCGGGAAGACAATCTTCATGGCGGGCTATCAGCAGGGATTGTCGATTGCCGTCGGTGTAGTCATAATAGTAGCCGTTATCACGCCGTCGCGCTACTCGCAAGGCGCAATTACAATGCTCGGCTTGGGCAAAGTGTATGCGCGAATTAGCAAGCTTTGGGGCGACTATTCAGTTCGAAAAGCCGGTCGTCGCTGTTTGCAATCGGAATCCTTAACGGGTTTTTGCCATGCGGATTTGTCTATGTCGCCTTGGCTGGAGCAGTGGCTACCGGAGGAGCTCTAA
- a CDS encoding sulfite exporter TauE/SafE family protein has protein sequence MATGGALKGSAYMALFGIGTIPILLAFSFIGNAIGHKFRHAFSRAVPVLAVALALVFILRGLSLGIPILSPKMTQDVATGEVKSSCCDHKATP, from the coding sequence GTGGCTACCGGAGGAGCTCTAAAGGGATCAGCATACATGGCGCTATTTGGGATAGGAACGATTCCGATATTATTGGCCTTCTCGTTCATCGGCAATGCCATCGGACACAAGTTTCGTCATGCCTTCAGCCGCGCCGTACCGGTATTGGCGGTAGCATTGGCTCTGGTGTTTATCCTGCGCGGTTTGTCGCTGGGGATTCCCATACTCAGTCCCAAGATGACGCAGGATGTTGCGACCGGAGAAGTGAAGTCTTCATGCTGCGACCACAAGGCAACGCCATAG
- a CDS encoding hemerythrin family protein, whose product MSFVDWTDKLSIRVPEMDKQHQQLVAMLNEYHDAMKAGKGRDTLGGIMNRLVSYTKTHLSNEERFLESIDYAFINSHKTEHRKFTEQVMQLKTQYDGGDNTVGIKLLTLLRDWLINHILKVDRMYADYYLKQVAANGKTKATV is encoded by the coding sequence ATGAGTTTTGTTGATTGGACAGACAAGCTGAGCATTCGCGTACCCGAGATGGACAAACAGCATCAACAGCTGGTAGCGATGCTCAACGAATATCACGACGCCATGAAAGCCGGCAAGGGCCGCGACACTCTTGGCGGGATCATGAACCGGCTCGTCAGCTACACAAAGACGCACCTCAGCAATGAAGAGCGTTTCCTTGAAAGCATCGACTATGCTTTCATCAACTCGCACAAAACCGAGCATCGCAAGTTCACCGAACAGGTAATGCAGCTCAAGACACAGTATGACGGCGGTGACAACACTGTCGGTATCAAGCTGCTCACTCTCTTACGCGACTGGTTGATTAACCACATTCTCAAAGTCGACCGTATGTATGCCGACTACTATCTCAAGCAGGTGGCGGCGAACGGCAAAACAAAAGCTACCGTTTAG
- the tadA gene encoding Flp pilus assembly complex ATPase component TadA, giving the protein MSTNKRIGDLLVEKGLLNAAQLQAVLEEQTKTGQRLGQILLAKNWISEDDLVDVIHNRLGIPKISLENIVIDPKIVELVPLAIAKKHNLIPVFRIGTTLTVAMSDPLDIIALDELKYITNLKVNRVVATGEAINRAIEQYYSLRDTMAEVIKDIGEEDLASNSELAATISEAEGSSSEAPLIKLVNLLIVQAIKERSSDIHIEPEENKLRVRYRVNGILKEQNSPPRNLHASIVSRIKVMAQMDVSEKRTPQDGRFVVKVGNMDVDVRASTLPTIHGEKVVLRVLDRRNLVVGLPNLGFDEHTKREFESMIRKPEGLILITGPTGSGKTTTLYAALNEIKSLEKNIITIEDPVEYSIPLVNQVQINEKAGLSFASALRSILRQNPDIIMVGEIRDAETAQMAVRAALTGHLVLSTIHTNDAAGAVARLLDMGVEDYLVASCLLGVLAQRLVRTICPRCKAKDSLPASVIEVFGAELRGREDSFKSGTGCEECGGTGYQGRIGIYELLKLTGRLREMILSNTSSAAIKQAAQSLGMRTMREQVIDKGLQGVTTYREIIRVTQQDESPIAVLNAN; this is encoded by the coding sequence ATGAGTACTAATAAACGAATTGGCGATCTTCTTGTAGAGAAAGGTCTGCTTAATGCAGCACAGCTCCAGGCGGTGCTGGAGGAGCAGACCAAGACTGGACAACGGCTCGGACAGATTCTTCTGGCGAAGAACTGGATCTCCGAGGACGATCTCGTTGACGTTATCCATAACCGTCTCGGCATTCCCAAAATATCCCTGGAAAACATCGTTATCGATCCTAAGATCGTAGAACTTGTACCTCTGGCAATTGCCAAGAAGCACAATCTAATTCCGGTATTCCGCATCGGCACGACGCTGACTGTCGCAATGTCGGACCCGCTCGACATCATTGCACTTGATGAACTGAAATACATCACCAATCTCAAAGTCAATCGCGTTGTCGCGACCGGCGAAGCGATCAATCGCGCCATCGAGCAGTATTATTCGCTCCGCGACACGATGGCTGAAGTGATCAAGGACATTGGCGAGGAAGACCTTGCTTCGAATTCCGAACTGGCTGCGACAATCAGCGAAGCTGAAGGGTCATCATCGGAAGCACCGCTGATCAAGCTGGTGAATTTGTTGATCGTACAGGCGATTAAGGAACGCTCGTCAGATATTCACATCGAGCCGGAAGAGAACAAACTGCGTGTGCGATATCGGGTGAACGGGATACTCAAGGAACAGAATTCGCCGCCGCGAAATCTGCACGCCAGTATTGTGTCGCGCATCAAGGTCATGGCACAGATGGACGTATCCGAAAAGCGAACTCCGCAAGATGGCAGATTTGTCGTTAAGGTGGGCAATATGGACGTTGACGTACGCGCGTCGACCCTGCCGACCATTCATGGCGAGAAAGTCGTTTTGCGCGTTCTTGATCGGAGAAATCTGGTTGTCGGGTTACCTAACCTCGGGTTTGACGAGCATACAAAGCGCGAATTTGAGTCGATGATCCGGAAGCCGGAAGGATTGATTCTGATTACCGGTCCGACTGGCTCAGGTAAGACGACGACGCTGTATGCGGCATTGAATGAGATTAAGAGCCTGGAAAAGAACATTATCACGATTGAGGATCCGGTCGAATACAGTATTCCGCTGGTGAATCAAGTACAGATCAATGAGAAGGCGGGATTGAGCTTCGCATCGGCACTGCGCTCGATTTTACGCCAGAATCCGGATATCATCATGGTCGGTGAAATTCGCGATGCGGAAACTGCACAGATGGCGGTCCGGGCCGCTTTGACAGGGCATCTTGTGTTGAGCACGATTCATACCAACGATGCCGCCGGCGCAGTGGCGCGACTTCTGGATATGGGAGTGGAGGACTATCTGGTTGCCAGCTGTCTATTGGGAGTTCTTGCCCAGAGATTGGTGCGCACGATCTGTCCACGGTGTAAGGCGAAGGACAGCCTTCCGGCAAGCGTGATCGAAGTGTTCGGAGCCGAACTGCGCGGTCGCGAGGATTCTTTCAAGAGCGGTACTGGTTGTGAAGAATGTGGCGGAACGGGATATCAGGGTCGAATCGGAATTTACGAACTGCTGAAGTTGACCGGGCGTTTGCGCGAAATGATTCTGAGCAATACATCGAGTGCGGCTATCAAGCAAGCGGCGCAATCGCTGGGAATGCGAACGATGCGCGAGCAAGTGATCGACAAGGGACTGCAGGGAGTGACGACGTATCGCGAGATCATCCGCGTGACGCAACAAGACGAATCACCGATAGCGGTGCTCAATGCCAACTGA